The following coding sequences are from one Candidatus Nitronereus thalassa window:
- a CDS encoding cytochrome c, with the protein MKKLLGIGAVAVLGLILVVTWLLPGAFSAKGKPPEWEVTMARFARHLATPSQWRDAKNPVEASAENLEEALHHFADHCASCHANDGSGKTEMGPNFYPPVPDLRTEPIQSMSDGELFYVIHFGVRFTGMPAWGSGDPEKDMGSWALVHFIRHLPNITPEEISQMKELNPKTAQERAEQEAMDAFLAGEDFVPPSEHHH; encoded by the coding sequence ATGAAAAAACTTCTTGGCATTGGAGCGGTTGCAGTCTTGGGTTTGATCTTAGTTGTGACTTGGCTGTTACCCGGAGCCTTTAGCGCGAAGGGGAAACCGCCGGAATGGGAAGTCACCATGGCCCGTTTTGCACGCCACCTGGCAACACCAAGTCAATGGCGAGATGCGAAAAACCCTGTAGAAGCTTCCGCGGAAAACTTAGAAGAGGCACTTCACCATTTTGCCGATCACTGTGCGTCCTGCCATGCGAATGATGGAAGCGGGAAGACCGAAATGGGGCCAAATTTTTATCCGCCCGTCCCTGATCTCCGCACAGAACCCATTCAATCGATGTCGGATGGAGAATTATTTTATGTGATTCACTTTGGTGTGCGGTTTACCGGCATGCCGGCTTGGGGAAGTGGGGATCCGGAGAAAGATATGGGAAGTTGGGCCTTGGTCCATTTCATTCGACATCTACCAAATATTACTCCAGAAGAAATTTCACAAATGAAAGAATTAAATCCGAAGACCGCACAGGAACGGGCTGAACAGGAAGCTATGGACGCCTTCTTAGCTGGTGAGGATTTTGTCCCACCATCAGAACATCATCATTAA
- a CDS encoding DUF5666 domain-containing protein produces the protein MKRLLALTILLLLLSAPLFVGAHGNASHVLGTVTETTQDQITVKTPKGKVVTIHISPDTIFQHNGITTNDARPQVGNRLIAEAAKIDDKLVAIEIKFSSPKSK, from the coding sequence ATGAAACGATTACTTGCCCTCACCATCCTTCTGTTGCTTCTATCCGCTCCTCTTTTTGTGGGCGCCCATGGGAACGCCTCTCACGTCCTCGGCACGGTCACAGAAACGACACAAGATCAGATTACAGTGAAAACACCCAAAGGAAAAGTCGTCACGATACACATCAGCCCTGACACCATTTTTCAACACAATGGCATCACCACGAACGACGCACGTCCTCAAGTCGGGAATCGGTTAATTGCAGAGGCGGCAAAGATTGATGACAAATTAGTCGCCATCGAAATTAAATTTTCTTCACCGAAGTCTAAATAA